The following proteins come from a genomic window of Nicotiana tomentosiformis chromosome 12, ASM39032v3, whole genome shotgun sequence:
- the LOC138902693 gene encoding uncharacterized protein: MAFIASMYSSISANTFSSSGKANIVADALSRKAESMGSLVFLPTVERSLAMDVQALANQFIRLDILEPSRVHAYVVAQSYFLERIKACQFDDPHLLVLKGTVQRGGAKKHVKYEHQKQGGLTQKLVILEWKRESITMDFVVVLPRTLRKYYAIWVIMDRLTKSAHFILVMKPYSSKRLAQIYIQKIIRLHGVPISIILNWGKQFTSHI, encoded by the exons ATGGCGTTTATAGCCTCAATGTACTCGTCTATATCGGCAAACACATTTTCTTCTTCTG ggaaggccaatatagtggctgatgccttgagtaggaaagcGGAGAGCATGGGCAGTTTGGTATTTTTACCGACAGTGGAGAGGtcattagccatggatgttcaggctttggccaatcagttcatcaggttggatattttggagcctagcagGGTTCATGCTTATGTTGTTGCACAGTCATATTTTTTAGAGCGGATCAAGGcttgccagtttgatgatcctcacttattgGTGTTGAAAGGCACGGTGCaacgaggtggtgccaagaag catgtgaagtatgaacatcagaaacaGGGTGGGTTAACTCAGAAGTTGGTGATATTGGAGTGGAAACGGGAgagcatcactatggactttgtggtagtcTTACCAAGGACCTTGAGGAAGTATTATGCTATCTGGGTCAttatggaccggttgactaagtctgcacacttcattctagtGATGAAACCTTATTCTTCTAAGCGATTGGCTCAAATTTACATCCAAAAAAttattcgcctgcatggtgtgcccatttctattattttgaaTTGGGGCAAGCAGTTTACTTCACACATTTAG
- the LOC138902694 gene encoding uncharacterized protein: MTYILIAVDYVSKWVKEVSLPNNEARIVTAFLKKNIFTRFGTPRAILSDSGSHFCNKACAGLLDKYEVKHKVATPYHPQSSGQVAISNREIKNILAKTINANRTNWSRKLDDALWAYQNAFKTPTGTSPSRLVFVKDFHLLVELEQKVMWVLKKLNLNWAEAANIRMT, from the coding sequence ATGACATATATCTTGATAGCAGTGGATTATGTCTCAAAATGGGTCAAAGAAGTTTCCTTGCCAAACAATGAGGCAAGAATTGTAACCgccttcttgaagaagaacatatttacCCGATTTGGAACCCCAAGGGCCATCCTTAGTGATAGTGGTtctcacttttgcaacaaagcttgtGCAGGGTTGCTCGATAAATATGAAGTTAAGCACAAGGTGGCCACCCCTTATCATCCTCAATCAAGCGGTCAAGTTGCAATATCCAACCGAGAGATTAAAAACATTCTAGCAAAAACTATTAATGCAAACAGGACCAACTGGTCAAGAAAACTAGATGATGCATTGTGGGCTTATCAAAATGCATTTAAGACACCCACTGGCACCTCACCTTCTCGGTTGGTTTTTGTTAAGGATTTTCACTTGCTAGTGGAGCTTGAACAAAAAGTCATGTGGGTGTTGAAAAAGTTAAATCTTAACTGGGCTGAAGCTGCTAATATAAGGATGACATAA